A single Alosa sapidissima isolate fAloSap1 chromosome 17, fAloSap1.pri, whole genome shotgun sequence DNA region contains:
- the LOC121688049 gene encoding olfactory receptor 142-like produces MEHQNNLYLTAFLLPYILTIALNTLVIVVIYKERALHKPMYIFICNLSCNGIYGSTSLLPHIMTKLATKSYTISLVNCLIQIFCIHTWGIVELTTLAIMGYDRYIAICTPLQYHDKMSPRKVKILIAFSWIFPLCTFPLYLVLTIRLSFCSNIIHKTYCVNFDLVQLSCTSTFVNNIVGLLTLCVYMFPQLLVILFSYAQILNICIHASKECRKKALQTCIPHLLTIINYFVGACFEMIQARTRGTQTPFGVAVFLSVYVVILQPLFDPLLYGSSSLKLYIVQFFQKRKLSPLSKR; encoded by the coding sequence ATGGAACATCAGAATAATTTATACTTAACTGCTTTCCTTCTACCATACATTTTAACCATTGCTTTGAATACACTTGTAATTGTTGTTATTTACAAAGAACGAGCCCTACATAAACCTATGTACATTTTCATTTGCAATTTATCATGTAATGGAATATACGGAAGCACATCTTTATTGCCACATATAATGACCAAGCTTGCTACAAAGTCATATACAATCTCTTTGGTCAACTGTTTAATTCAGATATTTTGTATACACACTTGGGGTATTGTTGAACTGACAACGCTGGCTATAATGGGATATGACCGGTATATTGCCATATGCACCCCATTACAGTATCATGACAAAATGTCTCCAAGGAAGGTCAAAATTCTCATTGCATTCAGTTGGATCTTTCCTTTGTGTACTTTTCCACTTTATTTAGTACTGACTATCCGGCTGTCTTTTTGCAGTAATATAATTCATAAAACCTACTGTGTAAATTTTGATCTAGTTCAGCTTTCCTGCACTAGCACGTTTGTAAATAACATTGTTGGGCTtcttacactgtgtgtgtatatgttcccTCAGCTCCTTGTGATTTTGTTTTCATATGCTCAAATTCTAAACATTTGCATACATGCATCCAAGGAGTGTCGAAAGAAAGCCCTTCAAACATGTATACCACATTTGTTGACAATTATAAACTATTTTGTTGGTGCTTGTTTTGAAATGATCCAAGCTCGCACAAGAGGAACCCAGACACCATTTGGTGTAGCAGTatttttgtctgtgtatgtcgtAATCTTGCAACCACTATTTGACCCTCTACTGTATGGTTCTAGTTCGCTCAAATTGTACATTGTGCAGTTTTTTCAAAAGAGGAAGTTGTCACCATTAAGTAAGCGATAA
- the LOC121688050 gene encoding LOW QUALITY PROTEIN: serpin B6-like (The sequence of the model RefSeq protein was modified relative to this genomic sequence to represent the inferred CDS: substituted 1 base at 1 genomic stop codon), with amino-acid sequence MRSYHHVKYLADTKTHYLAELEAVDFRTNAEAAXVNIIKWVEEKTQDKIKNHLEPGILDVDTRLVLVNAIYFKGNLDKQFKSALTEVQFKLKKNESKPVKMMHQKAKFPFTYIPDTECQILELPYVGKDLSMLIMLPNEMEDNTTGLEKLEQMLTYENFAEWTKPDMMDTVEVEVGLPKFKLEEKYDLKEVLVSMGMTDAFNNDKCDFSGMSPCDDLVLSKVVHKFFVEVNEEGTEAAAATAAIMMMRCAMLPPERFMADHPFLFFIRHNPTQSVLFYGRYSSP; translated from the exons ATGAGGTCATACCATCATGTG AAATACCTtgctgacacaaagacacactacCTTGCTGAGCTGGAGGCTGTTGACTTCCGTACAAATGCAGAGGCAGCTTGAGTGAACATCATCAAATGGGTGGAGGAAAAGACTCA AGACAAAATCAAGAACCACTTGGAACCAGGGATTTTGGATGTGGATACCAGACTGGTGCTAGTAAATGCAATCTACTTCAAAGGCAACTTGGACAAGCAGTTCAAAAGCGCTCTAACAGAAGTTCAGTTTAAGCTCAAAAAg AATGAAAGCAAGCCTGTTAAAATGATGCATCAGAAGGCCAAGTTCCCCTTCACCTACATTCCCGACACAGAGTGCCAGATTCTGGAGCTGCCCTACGTGGGCAAAGATCTGAGCATGCTCATTATGCTGCCTaatgagatggaggacaacacCACTGGACTAGAGAAG ctggagCAGATGCTCACATATGAGAACTTTGCGGAGTGGACCAAGCCAGACATGATGGACACTGTTGAGGTGGAGGTGGGTCTCCCCAAGTTCAAGCTGGAGGAGAAATACGACCTCAAGGAGGTCCTGGTGAGTATGGGAATGACGGACGCCTTCAACAACGACAAGTGCGACTTCTCCGGCATGTCTCCCTGCGACGACCTTGTTCTGTCCAAGGTCGTGCACAAGTTCTTTGTGGAGGTGAATGAGGAGGGCACTGAGGCGGCGGCCGCCACGGCTGCCATCATGATGATGCGCTGCGCCATGCTGCCCCCCGAGAGGTTCATGGCGGACCACCCCTTCCTCTTCTTCATCCGACACAACCCCACCCAGAGCGTACTCTTCTACGGCCGCTACAGCTCCCCTTAA